In Pleomorphomonas sp. T1.2MG-36, a single window of DNA contains:
- a CDS encoding protein phosphatase CheZ, producing MENSQALSPLRESDYEAIEAAVMETEKGRWFLFEYSRRHRSADTDMVMGAIGRLESLLKRERRPDADRIRLDIGEMKDAIERTKLEIAQIKSDGRSPLSRFDRASNELDAIVEQTEGATSEILGSAEKIQELAWTMREAGVDNALCDEVENLTTNIYMACSFQDLTGQRTQKVVQVLRYLENRINAMIEIWGMDEEEVHSSSSERRVAVNAHDHRPDAHLLNGPALAGEGIEQNLVDNLMVEDAAADQAALDTVANHAIDEMDFDRIEAMAGLQHAPAPSMVGADGQIDFDAIPTDGDPETAAALADSIDFDAIDTDEDSPEDAAALADSIDFDTIEADEDLPEDAAALADSIDFDSIETEEALPEDAAALADGMDFDPIETEVEEPEAGNEPTDEALAIASEAVDTAIEALKEVSDTVRQGKDVDDPFARMTKAERQALFS from the coding sequence ATGGAAAATTCGCAAGCCCTCTCGCCGTTGCGCGAATCCGATTACGAGGCCATCGAAGCCGCCGTCATGGAGACCGAGAAGGGACGCTGGTTCCTCTTCGAATACTCCCGGCGTCATCGATCGGCCGATACCGATATGGTGATGGGTGCCATCGGTCGCCTTGAGAGCCTGCTGAAGCGCGAGCGTCGCCCCGACGCCGATCGCATTCGCCTCGACATCGGCGAGATGAAGGATGCCATCGAGCGCACCAAGCTTGAGATCGCCCAGATCAAGAGCGACGGCCGCTCGCCCCTGAGCCGCTTCGACCGCGCCTCCAACGAGCTCGACGCCATCGTCGAGCAGACCGAAGGCGCCACCTCCGAGATTCTCGGTTCGGCCGAGAAGATTCAGGAACTCGCCTGGACGATGCGCGAAGCCGGCGTCGACAACGCGCTCTGCGACGAGGTCGAGAACCTGACCACCAACATCTACATGGCCTGCTCGTTCCAGGACCTGACTGGCCAGCGGACGCAGAAGGTCGTGCAGGTCCTGCGCTATCTCGAAAACCGCATCAACGCGATGATCGAGATCTGGGGCATGGACGAAGAGGAAGTGCACAGCTCGTCGTCCGAGCGGCGCGTCGCCGTCAACGCGCATGATCACCGCCCCGACGCCCACCTGCTGAACGGCCCTGCCCTGGCTGGCGAAGGCATCGAGCAAAACCTGGTCGACAACCTGATGGTCGAGGATGCCGCGGCCGATCAGGCCGCCCTCGACACGGTGGCCAATCATGCCATCGACGAGATGGACTTCGACCGCATCGAAGCCATGGCCGGACTGCAGCATGCTCCGGCGCCCTCGATGGTCGGTGCAGACGGTCAGATCGACTTCGACGCCATCCCGACCGACGGCGATCCGGAGACGGCGGCTGCGCTTGCCGACAGCATCGACTTCGACGCCATCGACACCGACGAAGACTCGCCCGAAGATGCGGCCGCCCTCGCCGACAGCATCGACTTCGACACCATCGAAGCCGACGAGGACCTGCCGGAAGATGCCGCCGCCCTGGCCGACAGCATCGACTTCGACAGCATCGAGACCGAAGAGGCTCTGCCCGAAGACGCCGCCGCCCTCGCCGACGGCATGGATTTCGACCCGATCGAAACCGAGGTCGAGGAGCCGGAAGCAGGAAACGAACCGACGGACGAGGCGCTGGCCATCGCGTCGGAGGCAGTGGACACGGCCATAGAGGCGCTGAAGGAAGTCTCCGACACCGTGCGTCAGGGCAAGGATGTCGACGATCCGTTCGCCCGCATGACCAAGGCCGAACGGCAGGCGCTGTTCTCCTGA
- a CDS encoding putative motility protein — MDVSAAVATMVQTNTTNNIGMAAMKMALKSDQAAAELLSKATQTASAPPPAGMGAHVDMTV, encoded by the coding sequence ATGGATGTTTCGGCAGCCGTCGCGACCATGGTGCAGACCAACACCACGAACAATATCGGCATGGCCGCCATGAAGATGGCGCTCAAATCCGACCAGGCGGCCGCCGAGCTTCTGAGCAAAGCGACCCAAACGGCGTCCGCTCCGCCACCGGCCGGCATGGGAGCCCATGTCGACATGACCGTCTGA
- a CDS encoding UDP-2,3-diacylglucosamine diphosphatase, with amino-acid sequence MRRASLFAMTDANTTRSLRSLFLSDIHLGTRDCQADLLLDFMRVHEAETIYLVGDIVDGWRMRRSWFWTQSHNDVVQKLLRKARKGARVVYIPGNHDEFLRDYLGTHFGGVEVMDRCLHEAADGRRFLVIHGDQFDVVVRHARWLAYLGDWAYETALWINTWLNRARRFLGLPYWSLSAWAKLRVKNAVNFIGAFEDALAYEARRVGADGVICGHIHHASMRDMNGIAYVNTGDWVESCTAIAENHDGSLEIIRWTRLEHERQQPLMLPRAEAAE; translated from the coding sequence ATGCGACGCGCATCTTTGTTTGCCATGACGGACGCCAATACTACTCGAAGCCTGAGATCGCTGTTCCTGTCCGACATTCATCTCGGCACGCGAGACTGCCAGGCCGATCTTCTGTTGGACTTCATGCGCGTTCACGAGGCGGAGACGATCTATCTCGTGGGCGACATCGTCGACGGCTGGCGGATGCGCCGGTCCTGGTTCTGGACGCAGAGCCATAACGACGTGGTCCAGAAGCTGTTGCGCAAGGCTCGCAAGGGCGCGCGGGTCGTCTACATTCCCGGCAATCACGACGAGTTCCTGCGCGACTATCTCGGCACTCACTTCGGCGGCGTCGAGGTGATGGATCGCTGTCTGCACGAGGCGGCCGACGGTCGCCGGTTCCTGGTGATCCACGGCGACCAGTTCGACGTGGTGGTGCGGCATGCCCGCTGGCTGGCCTACCTCGGCGACTGGGCCTATGAGACGGCGCTGTGGATCAATACGTGGCTCAACAGGGCCAGGCGGTTCCTCGGGCTGCCCTACTGGTCGCTGTCGGCCTGGGCCAAGCTCCGTGTGAAGAACGCCGTCAATTTCATCGGCGCCTTCGAGGATGCCCTGGCCTATGAGGCGCGGCGCGTCGGGGCCGACGGGGTCATCTGCGGCCACATCCACCACGCCAGCATGCGCGACATGAACGGCATCGCCTACGTCAATACCGGCGACTGGGTGGAAAGCTGCACGGCGATCGCCGAGAACCACGACGGCAGTCTGGAGATCATCCGTTGGACGCGCCTCGAGCACGAACGGCAGCAGCCCTTGATGCTGCCGCGCGCCGAGGCCGCCGAATGA
- the pgl gene encoding 6-phosphogluconolactonase translates to MYEFQEFENGAALADALTVEVAGALAHTIRLHGKAALALSGGKTPVRFLEAMSRYRMPWNDVVVTLVDERWVPESHERSNAGLARRHLLKGPLSNIEFVPLYRPVPTPEEAVAEVGKVIADLPLPFAAVVLGMGEDGHTASFYPGGDNLAVANSPDCKAQVMAINAKAAGEPRITLTLPLLLGADEILLHIEGAEKRAAFEKAVAGDDVLEMPVRSLLKSEKLVKVLWCP, encoded by the coding sequence ATGTACGAGTTTCAGGAGTTCGAAAATGGCGCTGCGCTTGCCGATGCCTTGACTGTCGAGGTCGCCGGTGCGCTCGCCCATACCATCCGCCTGCATGGCAAGGCGGCGCTGGCGTTGTCGGGGGGCAAGACGCCGGTGCGCTTCCTCGAGGCGATGTCGCGCTATCGCATGCCCTGGAACGACGTCGTCGTGACTCTGGTCGACGAACGCTGGGTGCCGGAGAGCCACGAGCGCTCGAACGCCGGCCTTGCCCGCCGCCACCTCCTGAAGGGGCCGCTCAGCAACATCGAGTTCGTGCCGCTCTACCGGCCGGTGCCGACGCCCGAGGAAGCGGTGGCCGAGGTCGGCAAGGTCATCGCCGATCTGCCGCTTCCCTTCGCCGCCGTCGTGCTCGGCATGGGCGAGGACGGCCACACCGCCTCCTTCTATCCGGGCGGTGACAATCTGGCCGTGGCCAACTCGCCCGATTGCAAGGCGCAGGTGATGGCGATCAACGCCAAGGCGGCGGGCGAGCCGCGCATCACGCTGACGCTGCCGCTGCTGCTGGGCGCCGACGAGATCCTGCTGCACATCGAAGGCGCCGAAAAGCGCGCCGCCTTCGAAAAGGCCGTGGCCGGCGACGACGTGCTGGAGATGCCGGTGCGCAGCCTTCTCAAGTCGGAGAAGCTGGTCAAGGTTCTCTGGTGCCCTTGA
- the pgi gene encoding glucose-6-phosphate isomerase produces MVAELDPIFKRLEAKKAELADRPMRKLFAEDAGRFDRFSVHLDDLLLDFSKNRLDADAFGLLIELAKAAGVAERRDAMFSGAIINTTEKRAVLHTALRNRSNTPVIVDGKDVMPDVNEVLGRIRDFAEGIRSGKIASSTGAKFTDVVNIGIGGSDLGPAMATLALTPYRGNGPRLHYVSNVDGAHIADTLAELDPKTTLFVVASKTFTTSETMTNAGTAREWIKTNLGEAAVGAHFCAVSTALDKVAAFGMDVKRAFGFWDWVGGRYSVWSAIGLPVAISVGFDNFVAFLSGAHEVDNHFRTAPLEKNIPVILGLLGVWYRNVWGFSTHAVLPYDQRLSRFAAYLQQLDMESNGKGVRTDGTPVPRASGPIVWGEPGTNGQHAFYQLIHQGTDVIPADFLAAAVPHEQVGDHHPKLLSNVLAQTEALMLGKTADEAAAELRKAGKSEADVAALAPHKAFPGNRPTNTILYRTLDPRTLGRLIAIYEHKVFVQGTIWGVNSYDQWGVELGKELANRLLPILKNEAEPAASQDASTKGLVAAIKALRKD; encoded by the coding sequence ATGGTCGCGGAGCTGGATCCTATCTTCAAGCGTCTGGAAGCCAAGAAGGCCGAGCTGGCCGATCGCCCGATGCGAAAGCTGTTCGCCGAGGACGCCGGCCGTTTCGACCGCTTCAGCGTGCATCTCGATGACCTGTTGCTCGATTTCTCGAAGAACCGTCTCGATGCGGATGCCTTCGGTCTGCTGATCGAGCTGGCCAAGGCCGCCGGTGTGGCCGAGCGCCGCGATGCCATGTTCTCCGGCGCCATCATCAACACCACCGAGAAGCGCGCCGTGCTGCATACGGCGCTGCGCAACCGGTCCAACACGCCGGTCATCGTCGACGGCAAGGACGTCATGCCCGACGTCAACGAGGTGCTCGGCCGCATCCGCGACTTCGCCGAGGGCATCCGCTCCGGCAAGATCGCGTCTTCGACCGGCGCCAAGTTCACCGACGTCGTCAACATCGGCATCGGCGGCTCCGATCTCGGCCCGGCCATGGCGACGCTGGCGCTGACGCCTTATCGCGGCAATGGCCCGCGCCTGCACTATGTGTCCAACGTCGACGGCGCCCATATCGCCGATACCTTGGCCGAACTCGATCCCAAGACGACGCTGTTCGTCGTGGCGTCCAAGACCTTCACCACTTCCGAGACCATGACCAACGCCGGCACGGCTCGCGAGTGGATCAAGACGAACCTCGGCGAAGCGGCGGTGGGCGCGCACTTCTGCGCGGTGTCCACGGCGCTCGACAAGGTGGCCGCCTTCGGCATGGACGTGAAGCGCGCCTTCGGCTTCTGGGACTGGGTCGGCGGCCGTTACTCGGTGTGGTCGGCCATCGGTCTGCCGGTGGCGATCTCCGTCGGTTTCGACAATTTCGTCGCCTTCCTCTCCGGCGCCCACGAGGTGGACAACCACTTCCGCACCGCGCCGCTCGAGAAGAACATCCCGGTGATCCTCGGCCTTCTCGGCGTCTGGTACCGCAACGTCTGGGGCTTCTCGACCCACGCCGTGCTGCCCTACGACCAGCGTCTTTCGCGCTTTGCCGCCTACCTGCAGCAGCTCGACATGGAGAGCAACGGCAAGGGCGTGCGCACCGACGGCACGCCGGTGCCGCGCGCATCCGGGCCGATCGTCTGGGGCGAGCCCGGCACCAACGGCCAGCACGCCTTCTACCAGTTGATCCACCAGGGCACCGACGTCATCCCGGCCGACTTCCTGGCCGCCGCCGTGCCGCACGAGCAGGTGGGCGACCACCATCCCAAGCTCCTGTCCAACGTGCTGGCTCAGACCGAGGCGCTGATGCTCGGCAAGACGGCGGACGAAGCCGCCGCCGAGCTCCGGAAGGCCGGCAAGTCGGAGGCCGACGTCGCCGCTCTCGCCCCGCACAAGGCGTTCCCCGGCAATCGCCCGACCAACACCATCCTCTACCGCACCCTCGACCCGAGGACGCTTGGCCGCCTGATCGCCATCTACGAGCACAAGGTGTTCGTGCAGGGCACCATCTGGGGCGTCAACTCCTACGACCAGTGGGGCGTCGAGCTCGGCAAGGAGCTCGCCAACCGCCTTCTGCCGATCCTCAAGAACGAGGCGGAACCGGCGGCGAGCCAGGATGCCTCGACCAAGGGACTGGTTGCGGCCATCAAGGCGCTGCGGAAGGATTGA
- a CDS encoding cysteine hydrolase family protein: MPCTLNDLFGRTVIPARLGVAPLVLVDCQNDYLTGPLALAGVEAAVEAAGRLLDAARARGSKVIHVVQRGAAGGLFDLDGPGGAVIDRLAPREGEAVVVKTLPNGFADTPLLAELGEHGGEIIVAGFMTHNCVSSTVRAALDLGILPTVAADATATRDLPYSGGVVTAADLQRAELAGLADRHAVVVIVAELLGE, translated from the coding sequence ATGCCATGCACACTCAATGACCTCTTCGGTCGCACCGTCATCCCCGCCCGCCTCGGCGTGGCGCCTCTGGTGCTGGTCGATTGCCAGAACGACTATCTCACCGGCCCCCTGGCGCTGGCCGGCGTGGAGGCGGCGGTGGAGGCCGCCGGCCGGTTGCTCGACGCCGCCCGGGCGCGCGGTTCGAAAGTCATCCACGTGGTTCAGCGCGGGGCGGCCGGCGGGCTGTTCGATCTCGACGGCCCCGGCGGCGCGGTGATCGACCGGCTGGCGCCCCGTGAGGGTGAAGCCGTGGTGGTCAAGACGCTGCCGAACGGCTTTGCCGATACGCCGCTGCTGGCAGAGCTTGGGGAGCATGGCGGCGAGATAATCGTTGCCGGTTTCATGACGCACAACTGCGTTTCCTCGACCGTCCGCGCCGCCCTCGACCTCGGCATCCTGCCGACCGTGGCGGCCGATGCCACCGCCACGCGCGACCTGCCATATTCGGGCGGCGTCGTGACGGCCGCCGATCTTCAGCGGGCGGAACTGGCCGGGCTCGCCGATCGGCACGCCGTCGTCGTCATCGTGGCCGAACTCCTTGGAGAATAG
- a CDS encoding LysR family transcriptional regulator: MDAGLSWEELELVNELVAGGTLSAAARQLGVDQTTTARRLARIEARLGAALFDRVDRRLRPTPLLRDILPQLSTMAAVAEEAGNRLRRSREEAAGSVRVSSLGLVHGLILAPSLGDLAAAHPGIEVDLNIEDRSVSFEEREADLAVRLGRGPVDNATIRRLGRLAFALYRPKAGARSGCIVAYGQDYADMPEMTALKALRPDARVMARSNSLDVLAEAAASTGADVMLPVLMGDADPRFAEVAGTRGAAFRDVYRLAHPERGKAPAVRAVARWIDATVSRRLDKS, translated from the coding sequence ATGGACGCAGGCTTGAGTTGGGAAGAGTTGGAGCTGGTGAACGAGCTTGTCGCCGGCGGAACGCTGAGCGCTGCGGCCCGGCAGCTCGGCGTCGACCAGACCACCACCGCCCGCCGCCTCGCCCGGATCGAGGCGCGGCTCGGGGCGGCGCTGTTCGACCGTGTCGACCGCCGCCTCAGACCAACACCGTTGCTCAGGGACATCCTGCCGCAACTGTCCACCATGGCGGCGGTCGCCGAGGAGGCAGGCAACCGGCTGCGCCGCTCGCGCGAAGAGGCGGCGGGCAGCGTGCGCGTTTCAAGCCTCGGGCTCGTTCACGGCCTGATCCTGGCCCCGTCGCTCGGCGATCTCGCCGCCGCTCATCCCGGCATAGAGGTCGACCTGAACATCGAGGACCGAAGCGTCAGCTTCGAGGAGCGGGAGGCCGATCTCGCCGTGCGGCTCGGCCGAGGGCCGGTGGACAACGCCACCATCCGGCGTCTGGGCCGCCTCGCCTTCGCGCTTTACCGACCGAAGGCGGGCGCGCGGTCCGGCTGCATTGTCGCCTATGGCCAGGATTACGCGGACATGCCGGAGATGACCGCCCTGAAGGCGCTGCGTCCGGACGCCCGCGTCATGGCGCGCTCGAACAGCCTCGACGTATTGGCCGAGGCGGCGGCCTCGACCGGCGCGGACGTCATGCTGCCGGTGCTGATGGGCGATGCCGACCCGCGTTTTGCCGAAGTCGCCGGCACCCGCGGCGCCGCCTTTCGCGACGTCTATCGCCTCGCTCATCCGGAACGCGGCAAGGCGCCGGCGGTCCGCGCCGTCGCCCGCTGGATCGACGCGACGGTGAGCCGCCGGCTCGACAAAAGCTAG
- the thiD gene encoding bifunctional hydroxymethylpyrimidine kinase/phosphomethylpyrimidine kinase, translated as MTAIAVTIAGSDSSGGAGIQADLKTFSALGVYGASVITALTAQNTRGVTGIHEAPADFVRAEIDAVFSDLAVGAVKIGMLASPELIRTVAAGLRDYGQSRVVLDPVMVATSGDSLLKGEAVATLRKELFPLASLVTPNLPEAGKLLARTVGETTDDMLEAGRELLSLGPKAVLIKGGHGTGAESTDLYLDGDGERWLTAPRHATRNTHGTGCTLSSAIAAGLAKGLDMSAAVAEGKAYVTAAIVAADRLEIGHGHGPVHHFHAWW; from the coding sequence ATGACGGCGATCGCGGTCACCATCGCAGGGTCGGATTCAAGCGGAGGCGCCGGTATCCAGGCCGACCTCAAGACCTTCTCGGCGCTCGGCGTCTATGGCGCGTCGGTGATCACGGCACTGACGGCGCAGAACACGCGCGGCGTCACGGGAATCCATGAGGCGCCGGCCGACTTCGTTCGCGCCGAGATCGACGCCGTGTTCTCCGACCTGGCCGTCGGCGCGGTGAAGATCGGCATGCTGGCCAGTCCCGAGCTGATCCGCACCGTCGCAGCCGGCCTTCGCGATTACGGCCAGAGCCGCGTCGTGCTCGACCCGGTGATGGTGGCGACGTCCGGCGACAGCCTGCTCAAGGGCGAGGCGGTGGCGACGCTGCGCAAGGAGCTGTTCCCGCTGGCCAGCCTCGTCACGCCCAATCTGCCGGAAGCCGGCAAGCTCTTGGCGCGGACGGTGGGCGAGACGACCGACGACATGCTGGAGGCGGGGCGCGAACTGCTCTCGCTCGGCCCCAAGGCAGTGCTGATCAAGGGCGGTCACGGCACCGGTGCCGAGAGCACTGACCTCTATCTCGACGGTGACGGCGAGCGCTGGCTGACGGCGCCGCGCCACGCCACGCGCAACACCCATGGCACCGGCTGCACGCTGTCCTCGGCCATCGCCGCCGGCCTTGCCAAGGGGCTCGACATGTCCGCTGCCGTCGCCGAGGGCAAGGCCTATGTCACGGCGGCCATCGTCGCCGCCGACCGGCTGGAGATCGGGCACGGCCACGGCCCGGTCCATCACTTCCACGCCTGGTGGTGA
- a CDS encoding thiamine phosphate synthase yields the protein MLDRFYLIIDRAAWLPRLLPLGLKLVQIRTKTSDIETRRREIAEAIALCKATGAMCVVNDHWREAIEFGAEWLHLGQEDLDTADLRAIRAAGIRFGVSTANRAELDRALAVDPDHVALGPIWSTVSKDDAAPASGPELLTEWKRLANRPLVAIGGISLDRAPICWQAGADSVAVISDVLSATSPEARMTEWLDVAKAWEARA from the coding sequence CTGCTGCCGCTGGGTCTGAAGCTGGTGCAGATCCGCACCAAGACGTCCGATATCGAGACGCGGCGGAGGGAGATCGCCGAGGCGATCGCCCTTTGCAAGGCGACCGGCGCCATGTGCGTGGTGAACGACCACTGGCGGGAGGCCATCGAATTCGGCGCGGAGTGGCTGCACCTCGGCCAGGAGGATCTCGACACGGCCGATCTCCGGGCCATCCGGGCCGCCGGCATCCGCTTCGGCGTGTCCACCGCCAACCGGGCGGAGCTCGACAGGGCACTGGCGGTCGATCCCGATCACGTGGCCCTCGGGCCGATCTGGTCGACCGTCTCAAAGGACGATGCGGCCCCGGCAAGCGGCCCCGAGCTGCTCACCGAGTGGAAGCGCCTTGCCAACCGGCCGCTGGTGGCGATCGGCGGCATCTCGCTCGACCGGGCGCCCATCTGCTGGCAGGCCGGCGCCGACAGCGTGGCGGTGATCTCCGACGTTCTATCGGCGACGAGCCCCGAGGCTCGGATGACTGAATGGCTCGATGTGGCCAAGGCTTGGGAGGCGCGGGCATGA